One Luteolibacter arcticus DNA segment encodes these proteins:
- a CDS encoding phytoene/squalene synthase family protein yields MERVDRGSLRPVQLDRHVLRNVSRSFYLSLRLLPQPMRPATATGYLLARASDTLADTAEVPVDDRLELLDGFAAELQGKGSEWRSRKLRAFAEKQTDMGERVLLERLDECFAGLAELDGLQADAVREVLATIISGQRLDLVRFEEASRARPVALKSEEELEDYCYRVAGCVGAFWTRIGLLTMGNRFSDSNPDDLRDLGVRYGMGLQLVNILRDLPADLSQGRCYLPVANPHDREQMASLRKEWLDHAAVWLESGRRYSSRLNQWRLRAASVLPALIGEDTVALLRADPAAEAKVKVTRKEVRRAMWRACWWPKGSIRP; encoded by the coding sequence ATGGAGCGCGTCGATCGGGGCTCTCTGAGGCCGGTGCAACTTGACCGTCACGTTTTGCGAAATGTTTCGCGGTCCTTCTACCTGAGCTTGCGGCTGCTTCCCCAGCCGATGCGCCCGGCTACCGCGACCGGCTACCTGCTGGCCCGCGCCAGCGACACGCTGGCGGACACCGCGGAGGTCCCGGTGGATGACCGGCTGGAGTTGCTCGATGGGTTCGCGGCTGAGTTGCAGGGCAAGGGTTCTGAGTGGCGGTCGCGCAAGTTGCGGGCGTTTGCCGAGAAGCAGACCGATATGGGGGAGCGCGTGCTATTGGAGCGGCTCGATGAGTGTTTCGCTGGGCTTGCGGAACTCGACGGACTCCAAGCCGATGCCGTGCGGGAAGTGCTGGCGACCATCATCAGCGGCCAGCGGCTTGATCTAGTGCGATTTGAAGAGGCCAGCCGCGCGCGTCCGGTGGCGCTGAAGAGCGAGGAGGAGCTGGAGGATTACTGCTATCGGGTCGCCGGTTGCGTGGGAGCCTTCTGGACGCGCATCGGCTTGCTTACGATGGGCAACCGGTTCTCCGATTCGAACCCCGACGATCTCCGCGATCTGGGCGTGCGCTACGGGATGGGGCTGCAGCTCGTGAACATTCTCCGCGATCTGCCGGCCGACCTGTCCCAAGGGCGCTGCTACTTGCCCGTGGCGAATCCCCATGACCGCGAGCAGATGGCGTCCTTGCGAAAGGAGTGGCTGGATCACGCGGCGGTGTGGCTTGAATCGGGTCGCCGTTATTCCTCACGGCTGAACCAGTGGCGCCTGCGTGCCGCATCCGTGCTGCCCGCCCTGATCGGCGAGGACACCGTGGCGCTGCTCCGGGCTGATCCTGCCGCGGAGGCGAAGGTGAAGGTCACCCGGAAAGAAGTCAGGCGCGCCATGTGGCGCGCCTGCTGGTGGCCGAAAGGCTCGATTCGCCCTTAA
- a CDS encoding protein kinase domain-containing protein, with translation MQPPDVNRLQVVGPVGAGACGRVYRARDESGREVAVKLFNPASVNPVLLEEAAQRLEAAGWPAGVLEELREDYRGKQILRVTPFLADEVEGTWVPRSLQHRLARFPGEESWPVVLEILRALAALHDRQVAHGNLKPGNVFFDDDGKVALTDWTLGNMPGVQALDYTDAILYQPPEQLRDAGGYLREKGYRWDVFAFGVLAYRMVTGAFPRCTETFDEVAPEPGMTRREGIAANLKSIARMIEGRPGVSWPDAPANSLESAYRDQLDRCLSLDPAVRPANAGELLRGFEQAERAAGEEQMRESLLDQQRRARRSAWRANVASGVMAGAALVFSMLWNVKTKELESEEQGRRNDVARLEAERKVAESGKAEADIVLDRERKVLQYEKDLWLARLEASRATGDHLFAWAMEKGHRKLPPLDGREQRLKRLEYYFLDFITRTAEVEALKEERARARLQLAEVSLARGDPKVAAQRLEEAMAAADDLPAGPDLDLRLATDRLLLALLLQDRNDDGAEAAFASARKSLEAVPQAAADADRVQQLLAVLDFHESKLLAAAGKDNAALDQLHRATQTLSRLSEQRPDATVLRSELARCFLDSATILDGIGEMGSAREVRAQASEELLDLLKKEPGNLEMRLELAGCYGGMAEAAILSGDVGSATSMSKAAVKLLEELMGQQPDQAEVRSMLAGQHGLMAGILRDRGETAEAKKRVEEAILLVEQIAVGESADPVAKYRLALLLWQKGRMGGADGDRAREIELESRAAEMLRKLLTSEDNALLRAESVRRSLGYMLGDLGHAAQLADKPELAQAAFGEAVAVWTQLNRERPHNEEYYEGLTWCQQRLKEL, from the coding sequence GTGCAGCCCCCCGATGTGAATCGATTGCAGGTTGTGGGCCCGGTGGGAGCCGGGGCCTGCGGCCGGGTGTATCGAGCGCGTGATGAGAGCGGCCGGGAAGTAGCGGTGAAGCTCTTCAATCCGGCCTCGGTCAATCCCGTGCTGCTGGAAGAAGCGGCGCAGCGGTTGGAGGCGGCCGGCTGGCCAGCCGGGGTGCTGGAGGAACTGAGGGAGGACTATCGCGGCAAGCAGATCCTGCGGGTCACGCCATTCCTCGCCGACGAGGTGGAGGGGACGTGGGTGCCGCGTTCGTTGCAGCACCGCTTGGCCCGTTTTCCCGGCGAAGAGTCGTGGCCGGTGGTGCTGGAGATCCTCCGGGCATTGGCAGCGTTGCACGACCGCCAGGTGGCGCACGGCAACCTGAAGCCGGGGAATGTATTTTTTGACGATGACGGCAAGGTCGCGCTGACCGATTGGACGCTCGGCAACATGCCCGGGGTCCAGGCGCTCGATTATACGGATGCGATCCTCTACCAGCCGCCCGAGCAGCTCCGCGATGCCGGTGGCTACCTGCGGGAAAAGGGCTACCGGTGGGATGTCTTTGCCTTCGGCGTGCTGGCCTACCGGATGGTCACCGGGGCGTTCCCGCGCTGCACCGAGACCTTTGACGAAGTGGCTCCCGAGCCCGGGATGACGCGGCGCGAGGGGATCGCGGCGAACCTGAAAAGCATCGCCCGGATGATCGAGGGACGGCCGGGCGTCTCTTGGCCGGATGCGCCGGCAAATTCCCTGGAGTCTGCCTATCGCGATCAGCTCGACCGGTGCCTCTCGCTCGACCCCGCCGTGCGCCCTGCGAATGCGGGCGAGCTATTGCGCGGATTCGAGCAAGCGGAGCGGGCGGCGGGTGAGGAGCAGATGCGGGAGTCATTGCTGGACCAGCAGCGCCGGGCGCGTCGCAGCGCGTGGCGGGCGAATGTGGCCAGCGGCGTGATGGCGGGGGCGGCGCTGGTGTTTTCCATGCTCTGGAACGTCAAGACCAAGGAGCTGGAATCGGAGGAGCAGGGCCGTCGCAACGATGTCGCCCGGCTTGAGGCAGAGCGAAAGGTGGCGGAGAGCGGGAAAGCGGAGGCGGATATCGTGCTCGATCGCGAGCGCAAGGTGCTCCAGTACGAAAAGGATCTTTGGCTCGCGCGCCTCGAGGCATCGCGGGCGACCGGTGACCATCTCTTCGCGTGGGCCATGGAGAAGGGGCACCGCAAGTTGCCGCCGCTGGATGGGCGCGAGCAGCGGCTGAAACGGCTGGAGTACTATTTCCTGGATTTCATTACGCGGACCGCGGAGGTCGAGGCCCTGAAGGAAGAGCGGGCGCGGGCGCGACTGCAACTGGCCGAAGTGTCGCTCGCCCGCGGCGATCCGAAGGTAGCGGCGCAGCGTCTGGAGGAGGCGATGGCGGCGGCCGATGATTTGCCGGCCGGCCCCGATCTCGACCTGCGGCTGGCGACCGACCGGCTGCTACTGGCATTGCTCCTGCAGGATCGCAATGACGACGGCGCGGAGGCGGCCTTCGCGTCGGCGCGCAAGTCGCTCGAAGCGGTGCCGCAAGCGGCGGCCGATGCGGATCGCGTGCAGCAACTGCTCGCGGTGCTGGATTTCCATGAGTCGAAGCTGCTCGCCGCGGCGGGGAAGGACAATGCCGCGCTGGACCAGCTTCATCGTGCCACCCAGACCTTGTCACGGCTTTCGGAGCAGCGGCCGGATGCCACCGTGCTGCGCTCGGAACTGGCCCGCTGTTTCCTCGACTCCGCCACCATCCTCGATGGCATCGGCGAAATGGGCAGCGCGCGCGAGGTGCGCGCCCAGGCTTCGGAGGAGCTGTTAGATTTGCTTAAGAAGGAGCCCGGCAATCTGGAGATGCGGCTGGAGCTTGCCGGCTGCTATGGCGGCATGGCGGAGGCGGCGATCCTCTCCGGCGATGTCGGTTCGGCGACTTCGATGTCCAAGGCGGCGGTGAAGCTGTTAGAAGAATTGATGGGCCAGCAGCCGGATCAGGCCGAGGTCCGGTCGATGTTGGCCGGGCAGCACGGCTTGATGGCAGGGATCTTGCGTGACCGTGGCGAAACCGCGGAGGCGAAGAAGCGGGTGGAAGAGGCGATTCTCCTGGTCGAGCAAATCGCGGTCGGCGAATCCGCCGACCCGGTGGCGAAGTACCGGCTCGCGCTGCTGCTGTGGCAAAAGGGCCGGATGGGCGGTGCCGACGGCGACCGCGCCCGCGAGATCGAGCTTGAGAGCCGTGCCGCGGAGATGTTGCGCAAGCTGCTGACCAGCGAGGACAACGCCTTGTTGCGCGCCGAGTCGGTCCGGCGTTCGCTGGGCTACATGCTGGGCGATTTGGGACATGCCGCGCAACTGGCCGACAAGCCGGAACTCGCCCAAGCGGCCTTTGGCGAAGCGGTGGCGGTGTGGACCCAGCTCAATCGCGAGCGCCCGCACAACGAGGAGTACTACGAAGGCCTGACGTGGTGCCAGCAGCGGCTTAAGGAGCTGTGA
- a CDS encoding DUF7133 domain-containing protein — MKARFLWASSLLFATGSTLGATKVLQAFEGDGYGDWKVEGTAFGLAPVPGKMDGLTAELTGYSQDSLACSANGGDGAKGSLTSPDIKISENYICFLIAGGKHPGKTAVQLLVDGKVVREATGQNTVQCRTEVWNVTEFKGKNARIRLLDEEGGQWGIIAADQFVMTDYANYKFPPTTKNGKAHAAGLVGSDAIAGLTVPAGTKVAIVADYKNGGVTSPTALALGEKGEIYVTETTRFRHGVPDNRDHLYWYLDDISARTTEDRRKLHEKWKDKEEKSSIKFLTEKADRVRVLSKPGADGKSATGEIFADGFNDLLDGPAAGVFAYDGTIYVACIPNIWALRDKDGNGKIDKPDERQKLFEGFGVRVSFSGHDLNGFALGPDGRIYGTLGDRGMNLTTKEGTHYEYPDQGCVFRFDPDGSNFEVIHTGLRNPKEIAFDELGNAISVDNNSDQGDQARVVYVIDGADSGWTMEHQALHSFHRQIGMEERPPNRWMEENMWAPQNDKQPAYILPPVANLTSGPSGLTYHPGTGFMEGEAGRFLICDYRGGAANSGIWSFKVEPSGGGMKLADSRQMNWGAAVTDVEYSWDGKLVVTDFITGWASHEAGRVYSIAADNVFRADEAEHTAELIEAGFAKRPVPALEKLLSHPDMRVRLRAQIELTRKDGGFDVLAKAAKEGKDRLTRLHGVWGLGIVARRGSVPLPAGAGDGFGKLPDKAARDKARAELVPLLTDKDAEVRAQAIKAIGESGLNGAGLPLLALIADESPRVRAFATIAAGRLGQTGTLSQVWEMLGQSDDPALRHAGAFALSKLCKPNQLTALNQHESPRVRIAAVIALRRLKDPAVVAFLRDGDAKVAREALQAIHDVGIEPARPAVADLLDAPPAWLTTMDWRRVLHSALRLGDEKNLRRVIAVVLNDKAPEAARAEALRLTGLWSKPHMVDQSLGRVAPLSERDPAMVSNVLTPDLSKLLKLQGKLAEPALALVTKYKLDLSSVDDATLKALVMNQRLPGNARSEALELYATRKPAGFDQLLGELAKGQNDDLAIGAIKRLAASQPAAALESLKAATTHANAHRQQEAWKVAAALTAPGVESLFTAALDQLKAKAGASPSALELLDAAAKRTEPAVKTALDGYKASIASSTDPLVPYLGSLQGGDPKKGEQLFESQPAGQCMRCHAAGGGHGGGDAGPNLEAVGKRGDAKFLLESLVNPGAKVATGFGISSVTLKGGKSVAGILLADGKDHVDVDSNGKVLRVRRGDIESMTPPVSAMPPMGLLLSPAELRDLVAWLGTQKGKEPAPKKRPEPELVTP, encoded by the coding sequence ATGAAAGCGCGCTTCCTCTGGGCCTCCAGCCTGCTGTTTGCCACCGGTTCCACGCTGGGAGCCACCAAAGTGCTCCAAGCCTTCGAGGGCGACGGCTACGGCGATTGGAAGGTCGAGGGCACAGCCTTCGGCTTGGCACCGGTCCCGGGGAAGATGGACGGCCTCACCGCGGAGCTGACCGGCTATTCCCAGGACTCGCTGGCCTGCTCGGCAAATGGCGGCGACGGGGCGAAAGGCTCGCTGACCTCGCCTGACATCAAGATTTCCGAGAACTACATCTGCTTCCTCATCGCCGGCGGCAAGCATCCCGGCAAGACCGCGGTGCAGTTGCTGGTGGATGGCAAGGTGGTGCGCGAGGCGACCGGCCAGAATACCGTGCAGTGCCGGACCGAGGTCTGGAACGTGACCGAGTTCAAGGGCAAGAACGCACGGATTCGCCTGCTGGATGAAGAAGGTGGCCAGTGGGGCATCATCGCGGCCGACCAGTTCGTGATGACGGATTACGCGAACTACAAGTTTCCGCCGACGACCAAGAACGGCAAGGCCCACGCCGCCGGGCTGGTCGGGAGCGATGCCATTGCCGGCCTGACAGTGCCGGCGGGGACGAAGGTGGCGATCGTCGCGGACTACAAGAACGGCGGCGTGACCTCGCCGACCGCCTTGGCGCTCGGTGAAAAGGGCGAGATCTACGTGACCGAGACCACCCGTTTCCGCCACGGCGTGCCGGACAACCGCGATCACCTCTACTGGTATCTCGACGACATTTCCGCGCGCACGACCGAGGACCGGCGCAAGCTCCACGAAAAGTGGAAGGACAAGGAAGAGAAGTCCTCGATCAAGTTCCTGACCGAAAAGGCTGACCGCGTGCGCGTGCTTTCCAAGCCCGGCGCGGATGGCAAGTCCGCCACCGGCGAGATTTTCGCGGATGGCTTCAATGATTTGTTAGATGGTCCCGCGGCCGGCGTTTTCGCCTACGACGGCACCATCTACGTCGCGTGCATCCCGAACATCTGGGCGCTGCGTGACAAGGACGGCAATGGCAAGATCGACAAGCCGGACGAGCGCCAGAAGCTGTTCGAAGGCTTCGGTGTGCGCGTGTCGTTTTCCGGTCACGACCTGAATGGCTTCGCACTCGGACCCGATGGCCGGATCTACGGCACGCTCGGTGACCGCGGCATGAACCTGACCACGAAGGAGGGGACGCACTACGAATATCCCGACCAGGGCTGCGTGTTCCGCTTCGATCCCGATGGCTCGAATTTCGAAGTCATCCACACCGGTCTGCGCAACCCGAAGGAGATCGCTTTCGACGAGCTGGGCAACGCCATCTCGGTGGATAACAACTCCGATCAAGGCGACCAGGCGCGCGTGGTTTACGTGATCGATGGCGCGGACTCCGGTTGGACCATGGAGCACCAGGCGCTGCATAGCTTCCACCGCCAGATCGGCATGGAGGAGCGTCCGCCGAACCGCTGGATGGAGGAGAACATGTGGGCTCCGCAGAATGACAAGCAGCCGGCCTACATCCTGCCGCCGGTGGCGAATCTCACGTCCGGCCCCTCCGGCCTGACCTACCATCCGGGCACCGGCTTCATGGAAGGGGAAGCGGGTCGCTTCCTGATCTGCGACTACCGCGGTGGCGCTGCGAATTCCGGCATCTGGTCCTTCAAGGTGGAGCCGTCCGGTGGTGGCATGAAGCTCGCGGACTCCCGCCAGATGAACTGGGGTGCGGCTGTGACCGACGTCGAATACTCGTGGGACGGCAAGCTCGTCGTGACCGACTTCATCACCGGCTGGGCATCGCATGAAGCCGGCCGCGTTTACTCGATTGCGGCGGACAATGTCTTCCGCGCCGACGAAGCCGAGCATACGGCCGAGCTGATCGAGGCAGGCTTCGCCAAGCGCCCGGTCCCCGCTCTGGAAAAGCTGCTTTCCCATCCCGACATGCGCGTTCGCCTGCGCGCACAGATCGAGCTCACCCGCAAGGACGGTGGCTTCGACGTGCTCGCGAAAGCCGCGAAGGAGGGCAAGGATCGCCTCACCCGTCTGCACGGCGTGTGGGGCCTTGGCATCGTGGCCCGTCGTGGATCGGTGCCGCTTCCCGCCGGCGCAGGGGATGGCTTCGGAAAACTTCCCGACAAGGCGGCGCGTGACAAGGCCCGGGCGGAGCTTGTCCCGCTGCTTACCGACAAGGACGCGGAAGTCCGCGCGCAGGCCATCAAGGCGATCGGCGAGTCCGGCCTCAATGGCGCGGGCCTGCCGCTGCTCGCGCTGATCGCCGATGAGTCGCCGCGTGTCCGTGCCTTTGCCACCATCGCGGCCGGCCGCTTGGGTCAGACCGGCACGCTTTCGCAGGTGTGGGAAATGCTCGGCCAATCGGACGACCCGGCGCTGCGCCATGCGGGTGCCTTCGCTCTCTCGAAGCTTTGCAAACCGAACCAGCTTACCGCGCTCAACCAGCATGAGTCGCCTCGCGTGCGGATCGCCGCGGTGATCGCACTGCGCCGCTTGAAGGACCCCGCGGTCGTTGCGTTCCTGCGCGATGGCGATGCGAAGGTCGCCCGTGAGGCGCTTCAGGCGATTCACGATGTCGGCATCGAGCCGGCCCGTCCAGCAGTTGCCGATTTGCTCGACGCGCCGCCCGCCTGGCTCACCACGATGGACTGGCGCCGGGTGCTGCACAGCGCCCTGCGGCTGGGTGATGAGAAGAACCTTCGCCGCGTGATCGCCGTGGTCCTGAACGACAAGGCTCCCGAAGCTGCCCGTGCCGAAGCGCTGCGCCTCACCGGGCTGTGGAGCAAGCCGCATATGGTCGATCAATCGCTCGGTCGCGTGGCTCCGCTCTCGGAGCGTGATCCGGCGATGGTCAGCAACGTTCTCACCCCGGACCTCAGCAAACTGCTCAAGCTTCAGGGCAAGCTCGCTGAGCCCGCGCTGGCGCTCGTCACGAAGTACAAGCTCGATCTTTCCTCGGTCGATGACGCCACGCTCAAGGCTCTCGTCATGAACCAGCGCTTGCCTGGAAATGCCCGCTCCGAAGCGCTGGAACTCTACGCGACCCGTAAGCCGGCGGGCTTTGACCAGCTCCTCGGCGAACTCGCCAAGGGCCAGAACGACGACCTCGCCATCGGGGCCATCAAGCGGCTCGCCGCTTCCCAACCGGCGGCTGCCTTGGAGTCGCTCAAGGCGGCGACCACCCATGCCAACGCTCATCGCCAGCAGGAAGCGTGGAAAGTTGCCGCGGCGCTCACGGCTCCGGGCGTCGAGTCGCTCTTCACTGCGGCCTTGGATCAGCTCAAGGCCAAGGCCGGTGCTTCGCCCTCCGCGCTTGAGTTGCTGGATGCCGCCGCGAAGCGCACCGAGCCGGCGGTGAAAACCGCATTGGATGGCTACAAGGCTTCCATCGCCTCGTCTACCGACCCGCTCGTCCCGTATCTCGGCTCCTTGCAAGGTGGCGATCCCAAGAAGGGCGAGCAGCTCTTCGAGTCGCAGCCTGCCGGTCAGTGCATGCGCTGTCACGCCGCCGGCGGCGGTCACGGCGGTGGCGATGCCGGCCCGAACCTTGAGGCCGTTGGCAAGCGTGGCGACGCCAAGTTCCTGCTCGAGTCGCTTGTCAACCCCGGGGCCAAGGTTGCCACCGGCTTCGGTATTTCCAGCGTCACCCTCAAGGGCGGCAAGTCCGTCGCCGGCATCCTGCTGGCGGATGGGAAAGACCACGTCGATGTCGATAGCAACGGCAAGGTCCTGCGGGTCCGCCGCGGCGATATCGAAAGCATGACCCCGCCGGTCTCCGCCATGCCGCCGATGGGTCTGCTGCTGAGTCCTGCCGAGCTTCGCGATCTGGTCGCCTGGCTTGGCACGCAGAAGGGCAAGGAGCCGGCACCGAAGAAGCGCCCCGAGCCGGAACTGGTCACGCCGTGA
- the rho gene encoding transcription termination factor Rho translates to MVEAAPVQAPVQAVLPLDTPAVPKKVAKKAAAKKKAAPVEQSFAIAEPAPAPASAAPPKKVASEKKAAPAPAPAAEAPPVFQDQAQDGPSYESKPVTFGRVPGGGPVHREDRERDRERQPQPNQSQPPQQRQESGGGGGGGNSGGGGAGGVGDRTDANRERRKRRRKRRREREREGRQGGPQGGGGGSHQQGGEQAERGERERDRGDRGDRGDRERDRDRERPPVAERQQAAEPVERAPAFTGPKVEVNGMLELAPKGFGFLRVPSKNFEQARDDVFVSPEMVRRHGLRPGVWIHGLAQEGSRGQQLVELTTINDVTPDEAKRFPAFEELKAVNPSKRISLETTPDRYTTRVLDLMAPVGRGQRGLIVSPPRSGKTTLLLHIAEAVRELHDETMHLMILLVDERPEEVTEFRRTLPGAEIWASSNDEGSRNHCRIAEMCIERAKRLVEGGKHVFLLMDSITRLARAYNGNAGGGRSRGIGSGGITVGALEVPRRLFAAARNTRDAGSLTILATALIQTNSRADEAIFQEFKGTGNMELVLDRKIAENYIYPAVDIFKSGTRREELLLPEHMLHKIHLIRRGLSGHRPVEAMERLLFFLKKFPNNPQMLLEIKG, encoded by the coding sequence GTGGTCGAGGCCGCGCCGGTCCAAGCGCCCGTCCAGGCAGTGCTGCCGCTCGATACGCCTGCGGTACCCAAGAAGGTCGCGAAGAAGGCCGCTGCCAAAAAGAAGGCGGCACCGGTGGAGCAATCCTTTGCCATCGCCGAGCCAGCTCCTGCCCCGGCATCCGCTGCGCCGCCGAAGAAGGTGGCCTCTGAAAAGAAGGCGGCACCCGCGCCCGCGCCAGCCGCGGAGGCGCCACCCGTTTTCCAAGATCAAGCTCAAGACGGACCCAGCTACGAGTCCAAGCCGGTGACCTTTGGTCGCGTGCCGGGCGGTGGTCCGGTGCATCGCGAGGACCGCGAGCGCGACCGCGAGCGCCAGCCGCAGCCGAATCAATCCCAGCCGCCGCAGCAGCGCCAGGAAAGTGGCGGTGGTGGCGGTGGTGGTAATAGTGGCGGCGGCGGAGCTGGTGGCGTGGGTGATCGCACCGATGCGAATCGCGAACGCCGCAAGCGCCGTCGCAAGCGCCGCCGTGAGCGCGAACGCGAAGGCCGCCAAGGTGGCCCTCAAGGCGGAGGCGGCGGTAGCCACCAGCAGGGTGGGGAGCAAGCCGAACGAGGCGAGCGTGAACGTGACCGTGGTGACCGCGGTGATCGCGGCGACCGTGAACGCGATCGCGATCGCGAGCGCCCGCCGGTGGCGGAAAGGCAGCAGGCCGCGGAACCCGTCGAGCGCGCACCCGCATTCACCGGCCCAAAGGTCGAAGTGAATGGCATGCTTGAACTCGCGCCAAAGGGCTTCGGCTTCCTGCGCGTGCCTTCGAAGAATTTCGAGCAAGCTCGCGACGATGTCTTTGTCTCGCCTGAGATGGTTCGCCGCCATGGCCTGCGCCCCGGCGTGTGGATCCACGGGCTTGCCCAGGAAGGATCACGCGGCCAGCAGCTCGTCGAGCTCACCACCATCAATGATGTCACGCCGGATGAGGCGAAGCGGTTCCCGGCCTTCGAGGAACTCAAGGCGGTGAACCCGAGCAAGCGCATCTCTCTTGAAACCACGCCTGATCGCTACACGACCCGCGTGCTGGATCTGATGGCACCGGTCGGCCGTGGCCAACGCGGGCTGATCGTTTCCCCGCCGCGCTCCGGCAAGACCACGCTGCTGCTGCACATCGCCGAGGCGGTGCGCGAGCTGCATGATGAGACGATGCATCTCATGATCCTGCTGGTGGATGAACGGCCTGAGGAAGTCACCGAGTTCCGCCGCACGCTGCCGGGTGCCGAGATCTGGGCGAGCTCGAATGATGAAGGCTCCCGCAATCACTGCCGCATCGCCGAGATGTGCATCGAGCGCGCCAAGCGTCTCGTGGAAGGTGGCAAGCATGTCTTCCTGCTGATGGATTCCATCACCCGTCTCGCCCGTGCTTACAATGGCAACGCGGGAGGCGGTCGTAGCCGTGGCATCGGCAGCGGTGGCATTACCGTGGGTGCGCTGGAAGTCCCGCGCCGTCTCTTCGCCGCCGCCCGCAATACCCGCGATGCCGGCTCGCTGACCATCCTCGCCACCGCGTTGATCCAAACGAACAGTCGCGCCGACGAAGCGATCTTTCAGGAGTTCAAGGGTACCGGCAACATGGAGCTCGTGCTCGATCGCAAGATCGCCGAGAACTACATCTACCCGGCCGTGGACATCTTCAAATCCGGCACCCGTCGCGAGGAACTGCTGCTGCCGGAGCACATGCTCCACAAGATCCACCTCATCCGCCGCGGCCTCTCCGGGCATCGGCCAGTGGAGGCGATGGAGCGCCTGCTGTTTTTCCTGAAGAAGTTCCCGAATAATCCGCAGATGCTGCTGGAGATCAAGGGGTGA
- a CDS encoding YebC/PmpR family DNA-binding transcriptional regulator, translating to MAGHNKWSKVKHIKARVDAIKGRVFSKCAHEIALAARSGGGDIGMNHRLRAAVDNAKAVSMPKENIDRAIKKGLGELGGEAIQEVSYEGYGPSGIAFIIEAATDNLNRTAADIRTIFSKNGGSVATPGSVSYQFDRKGEIRVPAGDIGEDAMMEAAIMAGADDVHSDESEHVIYTPPTELAAVAAGLRAAGFAIASEKFVSIPQNPSVVEDPDIARLVMKLYELLDGYDDTLNVFTNFEVADDVLAALDA from the coding sequence ATGGCTGGTCACAACAAGTGGTCGAAGGTCAAACACATCAAGGCGCGTGTCGATGCCATCAAGGGCCGCGTGTTCAGCAAATGTGCCCATGAAATCGCGCTCGCGGCTCGTTCCGGCGGCGGCGACATCGGCATGAATCACCGGCTACGTGCCGCCGTGGACAATGCCAAGGCGGTCTCGATGCCGAAGGAAAACATCGACCGCGCGATCAAGAAGGGACTCGGCGAACTGGGCGGCGAGGCCATCCAGGAAGTCTCCTACGAGGGCTACGGCCCGTCCGGCATCGCCTTCATCATCGAGGCGGCCACCGACAATCTCAACCGCACTGCGGCGGACATCCGCACGATTTTTTCCAAAAATGGGGGCAGCGTCGCCACCCCGGGCAGCGTGTCGTACCAATTCGACCGCAAGGGCGAAATCCGCGTGCCTGCCGGTGACATCGGCGAGGATGCGATGATGGAAGCAGCGATCATGGCCGGCGCGGATGACGTGCACAGCGATGAGTCCGAGCACGTCATTTACACGCCGCCCACCGAGCTTGCCGCCGTGGCTGCAGGGCTGCGCGCCGCCGGGTTTGCCATCGCTTCCGAAAAGTTTGTCTCCATCCCGCAGAATCCCTCGGTCGTCGAGGATCCGGACATCGCCCGTCTGGTGATGAAGCTCTACGAGCTGCTCGATGGCTACGACGACACCTTGAACGTTTTCACCAATTTCGAAGTCGCCGACGACGTGCTCGCGGCACTCGACGCCTAA
- the trpS gene encoding tryptophan--tRNA ligase: MRILTGLQPSGKLHVGNYFGAMEPAVRLQDQGEAFYFIANYHAMNTVRNPDELRAYTREVAIDFLACGLDPDRVVFFLQSAVPEVNELAWILSTVCPVSQLEKAHSYKDKVAHGFSPSHGLFAYPVLMAADILLYDSNQVPVGKDQKQHLEITRDLAGKINEAFGEGTLVVPEPIIRESAAVVPGVDGQKMSKSYGNTLPLFADPAEVKKIIMKKLVTDATPLEDPKPKENSTLLALYRLMASEADVATMEADFDRGGIGYGDFKKRLLDAYLERFEPMRARREELLADPGYIDQVLAKGAEKARAAAAPVIDRVRRAVGLA; the protein is encoded by the coding sequence ATGCGCATTTTGACCGGGCTGCAACCCAGCGGGAAACTCCACGTCGGCAACTACTTCGGGGCGATGGAGCCGGCCGTGCGCCTGCAAGACCAGGGCGAGGCCTTCTACTTCATCGCGAACTACCACGCGATGAACACGGTGAGGAATCCCGACGAACTCCGTGCCTACACCCGCGAAGTCGCGATCGATTTCCTCGCCTGCGGCCTCGATCCGGATCGCGTGGTATTCTTCCTGCAGAGCGCCGTGCCGGAGGTGAATGAACTCGCGTGGATCCTCTCGACGGTGTGCCCGGTCAGCCAGTTGGAGAAGGCGCACTCTTACAAGGACAAGGTCGCGCATGGCTTTTCGCCGAGCCACGGGCTGTTCGCGTATCCGGTGCTGATGGCGGCGGATATCCTGCTCTATGACTCGAATCAGGTGCCGGTCGGCAAGGACCAGAAGCAGCACCTGGAGATCACCCGCGACCTCGCCGGCAAGATCAACGAAGCTTTCGGCGAAGGCACGCTGGTGGTGCCCGAGCCGATCATCCGTGAGTCGGCCGCCGTGGTGCCAGGCGTCGATGGCCAGAAGATGAGCAAGAGCTATGGCAACACGCTGCCGCTCTTCGCCGATCCGGCCGAGGTGAAGAAGATCATCATGAAGAAGCTGGTGACCGATGCCACGCCGCTCGAAGATCCGAAGCCGAAGGAGAATTCCACGCTGCTGGCACTCTACCGGCTGATGGCGAGTGAGGCCGACGTGGCCACGATGGAAGCCGATTTTGATCGCGGCGGCATTGGTTACGGTGACTTCAAGAAGCGTCTGTTAGATGCTTATCTCGAGCGCTTCGAGCCGATGCGTGCGCGCCGCGAGGAGCTGCTGGCGGATCCGGGATACATCGATCAAGTGCTCGCGAAGGGGGCCGAGAAGGCGCGTGCCGCGGCGGCACCGGTGATCGATCGCGTGCGCCGTGCGGTGGGCTTGGCGTGA